In Streptomyces sp. NBC_00306, a single genomic region encodes these proteins:
- a CDS encoding GntR family transcriptional regulator, producing the protein MSQQASPRGTFLKIADAVKARVETDPNMTELPSAADLMNEYKISRGVALRAFAALHKDGVAEPVPGGRWRVVRAGERANRRPLEERIADVIADERLEAGAAFPSASVLAERFGVSRPTVTKALDKLEAAGVLASGGQGRVRTVRAAPNREESF; encoded by the coding sequence GTGTCGCAGCAGGCCAGTCCTCGTGGAACCTTCCTGAAGATCGCCGACGCCGTGAAGGCACGAGTCGAGACGGACCCGAACATGACGGAGCTTCCGTCTGCTGCTGATCTCATGAACGAATACAAGATCTCGCGCGGGGTCGCTCTCCGCGCGTTCGCAGCTCTCCACAAGGACGGTGTCGCGGAACCGGTGCCGGGTGGCCGGTGGCGTGTCGTGCGGGCAGGCGAGCGGGCGAACCGCCGACCGCTGGAAGAGCGCATCGCGGACGTCATCGCGGATGAGCGATTGGAAGCCGGGGCAGCGTTTCCAAGCGCGTCGGTTCTGGCCGAGCGGTTCGGGGTCTCGCGTCCGACCGTCACCAAGGCTCTCGACAAGTTGGAGGCCGCCGGCGTGCTCGCAAGTGGAGGACAGGGCAGGGTGCGGACGGTCCGCGCCGCGCCGAATCGAGAGGAGAGTTTCTAG
- a CDS encoding ATP-dependent DNA helicase yields the protein MSADDVICQNLANPVGDRGFLSQNVLGQLRNLVEGLAVWALNDRSTEFHYNQVGPALDAVKAISKFRLLSRFHGLLQASVSHYTLDRDPSERLMLKYYEYLLRTRDLAWDQLGIAILTNIEQFPIDLDPSLREYYEKIAACIEQGKARPSSSPRHERYYIHSSRPFFIAGRIYYEVTFHHAHNRTSKFDRIIGFTDIDITDKYAAKLELAGDTIEVLGKRMPITLIRSWEVSIRPCEFDNFARLFSASHGKANGSHSEYRNLMRYLTTARSSLLDLMDMTDAAYSSLRSWALTGTQRDGVIFPVLDRARSLIRNNRPGSRLVRYLMLRMNNRIIKAQFDVDQCSALSALRVSWGCRPFDTMPFCTSPRGHNPRFGDLAESLDGRTRPHELLARRVRSNVEQHGVIYTPVAELEDLGDLDELIARHNRMLPPTERHARRKLAQANGHVFIVGYEDDTVSIINKLREISASGVPQHSSDVQAWMDVHPGVIDDPLKATALTKLFEHSNVALVYGAAGTGKSTMVNHIANYFEGARKLFLAHTNPAVDNLKRRVKAPNSEFSTISKHVRNGTSFGAEYDVLVIDECSTVSNASLLDVLEKTSFELLVLVGDVYQIESIEFGNWFSIIRSYIPSESVFELTEPFRTTDQGLLTLWSRVRNLDDHIEESLSKSGYSAVLGDSLFQHRSDDEIVLCLNYDGLYGINNVNRFLQASNPNPAVSWSDSTYKVGDPVLFNESDRFSPVIFNNLKGKIVKIDREPGRITFDVNLERDVSEDDVLFTGLRWVEGSTVQFDVFERGNSDDDDDSVTTIVPFQIAYAVSIHKAQGVEYESVKVVITDANEESISHSIFYTAITRARKRLEVFWTPETQHRILSRLAVRENTKDEHLMKSRRGLVPVEKRPKRQKTRQLP from the coding sequence ATGAGCGCCGACGACGTGATCTGCCAGAACCTTGCCAACCCAGTTGGCGACCGAGGCTTCCTCTCCCAAAACGTGCTGGGGCAACTCCGGAATCTTGTCGAGGGCCTTGCTGTCTGGGCACTTAATGATCGCTCGACCGAGTTTCATTACAACCAGGTCGGGCCAGCTCTGGACGCTGTTAAGGCGATCTCCAAGTTCCGGCTCCTGAGTAGATTCCATGGCCTACTCCAGGCTAGCGTCTCGCACTATACGCTGGATCGCGACCCATCCGAGCGATTGATGTTGAAATATTACGAGTACCTACTCCGCACCCGAGACCTTGCGTGGGATCAGCTCGGAATAGCGATCCTGACCAATATCGAACAGTTCCCTATCGACCTCGACCCCTCGTTGCGAGAATACTACGAGAAGATTGCTGCCTGCATCGAGCAGGGAAAAGCGAGGCCGTCCTCAAGTCCACGTCACGAGCGATACTACATTCACAGCTCGCGACCGTTCTTCATCGCCGGCCGCATCTACTACGAAGTGACCTTTCATCACGCCCACAACCGGACGAGCAAGTTCGATCGCATTATTGGCTTCACCGACATCGACATCACCGACAAATACGCGGCCAAACTGGAGCTGGCGGGTGACACGATCGAGGTACTGGGCAAAAGAATGCCGATCACGCTGATCCGCTCATGGGAGGTGTCAATCAGACCGTGCGAGTTCGACAACTTCGCGCGCCTCTTCAGCGCCTCGCATGGAAAGGCCAATGGGTCACATTCCGAGTACCGCAACCTGATGCGGTACCTCACAACAGCCCGGTCAAGTCTGCTTGATCTCATGGATATGACCGACGCCGCTTACAGCTCACTCCGATCCTGGGCACTAACCGGCACTCAACGAGATGGGGTTATCTTTCCCGTCCTTGACCGCGCGCGGTCACTCATCCGCAACAACCGGCCAGGTTCTCGCCTGGTGCGCTACCTCATGCTGCGGATGAACAACCGCATCATCAAGGCACAGTTCGATGTCGACCAGTGTTCTGCACTCTCGGCGCTGCGCGTATCTTGGGGTTGCAGGCCCTTCGACACGATGCCGTTCTGCACATCACCACGCGGACATAACCCGCGCTTTGGGGACCTTGCCGAGAGTCTGGACGGGAGGACTCGGCCTCACGAGCTGCTGGCCAGACGAGTCAGGAGCAATGTTGAGCAGCACGGTGTTATCTATACGCCGGTAGCTGAGCTGGAGGACCTTGGTGACCTCGACGAGCTGATCGCGCGCCACAACCGCATGCTTCCACCCACAGAACGACACGCGCGAAGGAAGCTGGCTCAAGCAAATGGGCATGTGTTCATCGTCGGCTACGAGGACGATACGGTCTCGATCATCAACAAACTCCGGGAAATCTCTGCTAGTGGAGTCCCCCAACACAGCAGCGACGTACAGGCATGGATGGACGTGCACCCGGGCGTCATCGATGACCCGCTGAAGGCTACAGCTCTGACGAAGTTGTTCGAGCACTCGAATGTCGCCCTCGTTTACGGCGCGGCCGGTACGGGAAAATCGACGATGGTGAATCACATCGCGAACTACTTCGAGGGCGCGCGGAAGCTCTTCTTGGCGCATACCAATCCGGCTGTCGACAACCTGAAGAGACGAGTGAAGGCGCCGAACTCTGAGTTCAGCACGATCAGCAAGCACGTTCGTAACGGTACGTCGTTTGGAGCAGAGTACGACGTCTTGGTAATCGACGAGTGCAGCACGGTGAGCAACGCAAGCCTGCTCGATGTACTTGAGAAGACGTCCTTCGAACTGCTCGTGCTTGTTGGCGACGTATACCAAATCGAGTCGATTGAGTTCGGCAACTGGTTCAGCATCATCCGGTCGTACATCCCGAGTGAGTCTGTATTCGAACTCACCGAGCCCTTCAGGACGACCGATCAGGGCCTTCTCACGCTGTGGAGCAGGGTGCGGAACCTGGACGATCACATCGAGGAGTCGCTCTCTAAGAGTGGTTACTCGGCGGTTCTGGGAGACTCGCTGTTTCAACATAGAAGCGACGACGAGATCGTGCTCTGCCTCAATTATGACGGCCTGTATGGAATCAACAACGTTAACCGGTTCCTGCAGGCAAGCAACCCGAATCCAGCTGTGAGCTGGAGCGACTCCACCTACAAGGTCGGAGATCCCGTACTTTTCAACGAGTCTGATCGGTTCAGCCCAGTCATCTTCAACAACCTGAAGGGGAAGATCGTCAAGATCGATCGCGAGCCCGGTCGTATCACTTTCGATGTAAATCTCGAACGGGATGTCTCTGAAGACGATGTGCTCTTCACAGGCTTGCGCTGGGTGGAAGGATCGACTGTCCAGTTCGACGTCTTCGAGCGCGGCAACAGCGACGATGACGACGACTCCGTCACCACCATTGTGCCGTTTCAGATCGCCTATGCCGTATCGATCCACAAGGCACAAGGTGTTGAGTACGAGTCGGTGAAGGTTGTCATCACAGATGCCAACGAGGAGAGCATCTCTCACAGTATTTTCTACACTGCGATCACACGTGCTCGGAAGCGTCTCGAAGTGTTCTGGACTCCGGAAACGCAGCATCGGATCCTGAGCCGCCTCGCAGTGCGCGAGAACACGAAAGACGAGCATCTGATGAAGAGCCGCCGAGGTTTGGTCCCTGTTGAGAAGCGACCGAAGCGCCAAAAGACGCGCCAGCTCCCGTAG
- a CDS encoding NB-ARC domain-containing protein encodes MILRFVLDHMSEVEALADSYERAADRRHADASDDELSIVEYLDMREAYDILNRHREALPLELARELRLGTPRMDTLVPVRNRVMHGRPLQAGDAEKAVSACREFTSRFWPTLRDTLDRLGAEPEWEPAFNGSERRYSDRILHNLPPFDYDETGLIGRAQACSAIVKHLLRRREPMITITGEGGIGKTALASDVAYSLLDNPDSPYECILWTSLKTERLTANGVVEIAGAVRDITGATQNLGKVLADDFKGGAEELSKALEGIETLLIIDNLETVSGSEIVTLYETLPDNVTYLMTSRIGIGQIERRIPLAPLEKKDAQTLFRAFARARGGRADFLSRLKQETVEQIVTRLRFSPLAIRWYVLSVESGREPHPTLTDQDELIDFCVRSVFDALSGTPKSILSVLYALDRTSTFDELAVLTDSPIDELNLAVKELSAGSLVTQKPDPDDELISRVQITEAAQHFLRRVAPLPKTDISRTLLREQEFKRSEEQRRSDESKRQLAPNVVRVRSHHDEPTAHLLRLALAQSRAGSMERAQGYITRARSLNPEFWEVDRVEAFILSQNDQIDQASSLYRSALGKADEAGKAVVAYYFAGHLAGRGHDVDAALPLAKSAHEYLQTADTAQLLGKIHLWARNYEESQVHLEWALENMTGRGRLRLIILTGLVDSWRRWSESLLEDDRRPLEAAHKASAGFSQGIRELDSGAWDQRLAEILLESANAFLRSIGEIGLFPPQFKGDAVRILKGVKRHAVLFERCVAWRHFPGRVGRLYRLAGIDEELSGLCEDLVHVAKPKQEGSSSGPPRGIVKAWRGTYGFISHPDYPSDVFFPGAAVQVTGGMAWDSVNPVGMHVLFEVDEHGKGDRPRANFVAPIPAED; translated from the coding sequence ATGATCCTGCGTTTCGTTCTTGACCACATGAGTGAAGTCGAGGCTCTGGCAGACAGCTACGAGAGGGCTGCTGACCGCCGTCACGCCGACGCCAGTGATGACGAGCTTTCGATCGTCGAGTACCTGGACATGCGCGAGGCGTACGACATCCTGAATAGGCACCGCGAAGCACTTCCGCTGGAACTAGCCAGGGAACTACGCCTTGGCACGCCCCGTATGGACACCTTGGTGCCCGTACGCAACCGTGTTATGCATGGTCGCCCCCTACAAGCAGGGGATGCCGAGAAAGCAGTAAGTGCCTGTCGAGAATTCACGAGCCGCTTTTGGCCGACACTCAGAGACACCTTGGATCGATTGGGTGCAGAGCCTGAGTGGGAGCCAGCATTTAACGGCTCGGAGCGTCGCTACTCGGATCGCATTCTCCATAACCTTCCCCCCTTCGACTATGACGAAACCGGCCTGATCGGAAGGGCTCAGGCATGCAGCGCCATAGTTAAGCACCTCCTACGGCGCCGCGAGCCCATGATCACAATCACCGGCGAAGGCGGCATTGGCAAGACTGCCCTCGCCTCGGATGTGGCCTATTCGCTCCTGGACAATCCAGACTCACCTTATGAGTGCATTCTTTGGACTTCGCTCAAGACAGAGCGACTCACGGCGAATGGTGTCGTTGAAATCGCGGGTGCAGTGCGCGACATCACGGGGGCCACGCAGAATCTAGGCAAGGTATTGGCGGACGACTTCAAGGGTGGCGCCGAAGAACTCTCCAAAGCCCTTGAAGGAATCGAAACGCTGCTCATTATCGACAATCTGGAAACGGTTAGCGGCAGTGAGATTGTGACGCTGTACGAAACACTTCCCGATAACGTCACATACCTAATGACCAGCAGAATCGGTATCGGGCAGATCGAGCGCCGCATCCCCCTGGCCCCGCTGGAGAAGAAGGACGCACAAACGCTATTCAGGGCATTCGCCAGAGCGCGGGGGGGGAGAGCTGATTTCCTGTCGCGACTGAAACAGGAAACCGTCGAGCAGATCGTCACTCGACTGCGCTTCAGCCCGCTGGCCATCCGATGGTACGTCCTTTCCGTCGAATCCGGCCGCGAACCTCACCCCACCTTGACCGACCAGGATGAATTGATCGACTTCTGCGTCAGGTCGGTATTCGATGCTCTCAGTGGGACACCTAAATCAATCCTGTCGGTGCTTTACGCCCTCGACCGCACATCGACGTTCGACGAGTTGGCGGTACTGACCGACTCGCCGATTGATGAGTTGAATCTAGCGGTCAAGGAGCTTAGTGCCGGTTCTCTAGTTACGCAGAAGCCGGACCCCGACGATGAGTTGATTTCGCGAGTTCAGATAACAGAGGCGGCTCAGCATTTCCTGCGTAGAGTTGCACCTCTACCCAAAACGGATATCAGCAGGACGCTGCTACGCGAGCAGGAGTTCAAGCGTTCAGAGGAACAGCGCCGCTCGGACGAGAGTAAACGCCAGCTAGCGCCCAATGTGGTGCGCGTTCGCTCGCACCACGATGAGCCCACGGCTCATTTGCTAAGGCTAGCCCTGGCCCAGTCCCGCGCAGGCTCGATGGAGCGCGCACAGGGCTACATAACACGAGCTCGCTCGCTGAATCCAGAATTCTGGGAAGTTGACCGTGTAGAAGCCTTCATCCTGTCGCAGAACGATCAAATTGATCAAGCCAGCTCCCTGTACCGTTCCGCGCTAGGAAAGGCTGATGAAGCCGGTAAGGCCGTCGTTGCCTATTACTTCGCAGGCCACCTCGCCGGCCGAGGCCACGACGTAGATGCCGCCCTCCCATTGGCCAAGTCGGCCCACGAATACCTTCAAACCGCTGACACTGCTCAGCTACTGGGCAAGATCCACCTCTGGGCGCGAAACTATGAGGAGTCCCAGGTTCATCTAGAGTGGGCTCTAGAAAACATGACGGGGCGGGGAAGGCTGCGACTCATCATCCTTACGGGTCTGGTTGACTCGTGGCGTCGCTGGTCTGAGTCGCTCTTGGAGGATGACCGGCGCCCTCTGGAAGCGGCACATAAAGCATCGGCCGGATTCTCGCAGGGGATCAGGGAGCTGGACTCTGGGGCGTGGGACCAGCGGCTCGCAGAAATACTCCTCGAAAGTGCGAACGCTTTCCTGCGTTCTATCGGGGAGATCGGCTTGTTCCCTCCCCAATTTAAAGGAGACGCAGTCCGAATCCTCAAAGGAGTCAAGCGTCATGCCGTCCTTTTTGAGCGTTGCGTCGCGTGGCGTCACTTTCCAGGTAGAGTTGGAAGGCTTTACCGTCTTGCAGGAATCGACGAGGAACTCTCAGGTCTTTGCGAAGATCTTGTCCACGTGGCCAAACCGAAACAGGAGGGGAGCTCAAGCGGGCCACCCCGAGGGATCGTCAAAGCTTGGCGCGGCACATATGGCTTCATCTCGCACCCCGACTATCCCAGTGACGTCTTCTTTCCTGGGGCGGCAGTTCAGGTGACCGGTGGAATGGCATGGGATTCAGTCAATCCTGTTGGAATGCACGTCCTTTTTGAGGTCGACGAGCACGGCAAGGGTGACCGCCCACGCGCCAACTTCGTGGCCCCTATCCCTGCAGAGGATTAG